The following coding sequences lie in one Desulfomonilia bacterium genomic window:
- the serC gene encoding 3-phosphoserine/phosphohydroxythreonine transaminase: MGRDVYIFNAGPAVLPEPVLEATSKAVLNFAGTGMSIMEVSHRSKPFEELLNDTIALVKKVLSIPDNYKILFLQGGASLQFSMVPLNLLGEGQIADYIDTGSWSSKAIKEAKKVGKVNIAASTKEEKYVRIPEPSELKLTKDAAYCHLTSNNTIYGSQWQSFPDTGSVPKVCDMSSDILSRKINVSDFGLIYAGAQKNAGPAGVTLVIIREDLIGKAPENIPTMLDYKIHAENNSLYNTPPCVAIFVVHEVMKWIIDLGGLTEMEKIDNKKAAIIYDVIDNSSFYKGTVQKNSRSRMNIPFRLPTEDLEKEFLAESAKINLIGLKGHRSVGGIRASMYNALPVEGAQKLADFMVKFEKSHS, translated from the coding sequence AACCGGTTCTGGAAGCCACAAGCAAAGCTGTCCTCAACTTCGCCGGAACTGGCATGTCCATCATGGAGGTGAGTCACAGGTCTAAACCATTCGAAGAACTGTTGAACGACACAATAGCTCTCGTAAAGAAAGTTCTTTCCATACCTGATAACTACAAGATTTTGTTTTTGCAGGGAGGAGCCAGTCTTCAGTTTTCAATGGTGCCGCTCAATCTGCTCGGAGAAGGCCAGATTGCAGACTATATAGATACCGGAAGCTGGTCGTCAAAGGCTATCAAAGAAGCAAAGAAAGTGGGCAAAGTAAATATAGCCGCTTCAACCAAAGAAGAAAAATATGTAAGAATTCCGGAACCATCGGAACTCAAGCTTACAAAAGACGCGGCATACTGCCACCTCACATCGAACAACACTATATACGGTTCCCAGTGGCAGAGTTTTCCAGATACCGGCAGCGTCCCCAAGGTATGTGACATGTCATCTGATATCCTGTCCAGAAAGATCAATGTATCCGATTTCGGACTCATCTACGCAGGCGCACAGAAAAATGCAGGTCCTGCCGGTGTAACTCTTGTAATCATAAGGGAAGACCTTATAGGCAAGGCCCCGGAAAATATTCCCACGATGCTTGACTACAAGATACATGCTGAAAACAATTCCCTCTACAATACACCTCCATGTGTGGCTATTTTCGTTGTCCATGAAGTCATGAAATGGATCATTGACCTGGGCGGATTGACGGAGATGGAAAAGATCGACAACAAAAAGGCAGCTATAATTTATGATGTTATTGACAACAGCTCTTTCTACAAGGGAACCGTCCAGAAGAATTCCAGATCCAGGATGAACATCCCGTTCAGGCTCCCGACCGAAGACCTTGAAAAGGAATTTCTTGCCGAATCAGCCAAAATAAATCTTATCGGCCTCAAAGGCCACCGCTCCGTTGGAGGAATAAGGGCCTCGATGTATAACGCCCTGCCGGTTGAAGGTGCCCAGAAACTGGCGGATTTCATGGTCAAGTTTGAAAAAAGCCATTCATAA